The Vespa velutina chromosome 9, iVesVel2.1, whole genome shotgun sequence nucleotide sequence GCAATGATTTGTGCTGGCGAAGAGTTTCCCTTAGATGAATCCGTGCTGCTGAGACGAACAACTCCCACCgtctgttgttgttgttgtgacTGTCCACTTTGACCCTGGCTAGACGAATGTGAAGGATGAGACGAGGAATGAGGAGTTGACTGTTGTAATAATACAGTAGATTTATCGTCTTCTTCACTGAATGCTGGTAGAAGATCTTCTCTTCCATGAAATTTATAgcaatttattactatttgtCTTAAAGCATGTGTCCAAGAAATCtacaataatatagaataagttgttatgatcgttttaattgataaattattaaattgattacTAAAAACGaaccttttgtttttcatccTCGGAACGTGCATCCATACGAACATTTGCCCAAGGTAACTCTTTTGGCCACCAAGGAGGTCGTGTACTATCCCTTCCCCAACCAGGTTTACCTCTACCTGTAGAATACTTTAACATTAATGGTATAAATGCCCTGAGTTGAGCTTGAGTCATTTTTTCTACAGGTGTAGGTATTCCATCTATTATAAGTGGTGGTAATTCATATAAGGATGGGTCATCCTGAACAGGAGGTGGGGCTTGCTGTGCTAATGCACTTTCAAGTTCATCCATTATAacatttcttaaattttttactaCATCTTCTAATGGTTTAGCCCCAAAAACTTTGTAGCTACTATTTGGCTTGCCTGGAGTAGCTACTAATACTACAGCTTGTTGTCCTACTCGTGTGGCAAATTCATCTATTGTTTGCtgtaagaatattaaaaaatcaatgtaaaaaatatcaatagaGTAAGaaggatatattaaaaaatcactCTTTCTGTTAAGAAACAAGAagtttttgtatatttataatttcttactCTAAGTTTTCGTAGAAGCCTGTTTTgttgtctttttcttatactGGGGTTAGTTTCAAAACTATGAGgtcgttttctcttctttgcaGAAACAATAGCAGCTGCTGCAGCTACACCAACAGGACCTATAGAAACATATAATCttgatacaaatttttatattctataatttcatacattttatatgtcaatataaaatgttaattttgaaaatattttaaagttattatgtttaacatttaattctgagtatgtttaatatattatattgacatatcaacacatatacatgtagtGCATTCAAACTAAAGAGATGCATAAGCAATAGTAATATAAGACGTGCTCAAAATCTAAGAgatgtattatgtatttacacataatctatacttttatttttaatataattggaaaaaaaaaaaaaaaaaaaaaaaaaaaaaaatactattacCTAGCAGTTGTGCCTAAAAATAATACTCTTAGATTTTGTTTAAGAAACAAATAAGATTGCACATGTACTAACAAGTTTTGttgatctttttctattaaaatttgtgcacaaaaaattgtttttcaaatatatattgtattatacgtaaaatataataataaactttagcAACAATATAAACAGTAATGATCATATTCTAagtttaacataaaaatatcaaaatataaaaacatcaATACATactgtttataaataaatttaaaaaaatatgtcttgcatatgttaaaaataaagcaCATTCTGAGAATATAAggcataaattaaaaagatgcacgcaagagaaataaaa carries:
- the LOC124951445 gene encoding DNA-binding protein P3A2 isoform X2, which translates into the protein MVSLPNAESGTMDRISDDDDDEPSSGSETYEDGDLLTAAMDDDVTAQLAAAGPVGVAAAAAIVSAKKRKRPHSFETNPSIRKRQQNRLLRKLRQTIDEFATRVGQQAVVLVATPGKPNSSYKVFGAKPLEDVVKNLRNVIMDELESALAQQAPPPVQDDPSLYELPPLIIDGIPTPVEKMTQAQLRAFIPLMLKYSTGRGKPGWGRDSTRPPWWPKELPWANVRMDARSEDEKQKISWTHALRQIVINCYKFHGREDLLPAFSEEDDKSTVLLQQSTPHSSSHPSHSSSQGQSGQSQQQQQTVGVVRLSSTDSSKGNSSPAQIIATSPTALATATQMTAQYPTAVLQTITNPDGTVSIIQVDPSNPIITLPDGTTAQVQGVATIHTSQGEVQALAEVAGGAEGTSVAVDLNSVTEATLGQDGQIILTGEDGHGYPVSVSGVITVPVSASMYQTMVANIQSDGTMQVVTPMVQVPKVEPGNGETSIEAVTIQGHPMTMINAAGEHQVLQVISLKDANVLTKAMQADVVKDEDSQPQQTVSSPE
- the LOC124951445 gene encoding DNA-binding protein Ewg isoform X4 yields the protein MCKWSLPANDTSFGPVGVAAAAAIVSAKKRKRPHSFETNPSIRKRQQNRLLRKLRQTIDEFATRVGQQAVVLVATPGKPNSSYKVFGAKPLEDVVKNLRNVIMDELESALAQQAPPPVQDDPSLYELPPLIIDGIPTPVEKMTQAQLRAFIPLMLKYSTGRGKPGWGRDSTRPPWWPKELPWANVRMDARSEDEKQKISWTHALRQIVINCYKFHGREDLLPAFSEEDDKSTVLLQQSTPHSSSHPSHSSSQGQSGQSQQQQQTVGVVRLSSTDSSKGNSSPAQIIATSPTALATATQMTAQYPTAVLQTITNPDGTVSIIQVDPSNPIITLPDGTTAQVQGVATIHTSQGEVQALAEVAGGAEGTSVAVDLNSVTEATLGQDGQIILTGEDGHGYPVSVSGVITVPVSASMYQTMVANIQSDGTMQVVTPMVQVPKVEPGNGETSIEAVTIQGHPMTMINAAGEHQVLQVISLKDANVLTKAMQADVVKDEDSQPQQTVSSPE